In Rubrobacter naiadicus, one DNA window encodes the following:
- the groES gene encoding co-chaperone GroES → MKFKPLGERALVKLVEREEKTESGIVLPDTAKEKPQTAEVVAVGEFEDGVKVNPGDVVVFAKYSGTEIKLDGEEYMILDADDILGVVED, encoded by the coding sequence ATGAAGTTCAAACCGCTAGGTGAGCGTGCCCTGGTCAAGCTCGTCGAGCGCGAGGAGAAGACCGAATCCGGCATCGTGCTCCCCGACACGGCCAAGGAGAAGCCGCAGACCGCCGAGGTGGTGGCCGTCGGCGAGTTCGAGGACGGGGTAAAGGTCAACCCGGGAGACGTGGTCGTCTTCGCCAAGTACTCCGGCACCGAGATCAAACTCGACGGCGAGGAGTACATGATCCTGGATGCCGACGACATCCTCGGGGTGGTGGAGGACTGA
- a CDS encoding N-acetylmuramoyl-L-alanine amidase, whose translation MQVLRRGDRGREVVDLQTRLNALGYDLGDRGIDGVFREETELAVKSFQREVGIEADGVVGRITWRELVEAGYRPGSRLLYLRQPPLRGADVAELQRMLNDLGFDPGAVNGLFDQRTARAVLDFQRNAGLEVDGVVDEKVFRVLYTYSSQTLGTYQIPDKNDGYFPDDLFDGAIVVDAAHGGEDTGYVCPDGFSEAELNLAVARELARILPAREVILTRSEDVYVSPEDRAYLANSSGAKMVLSIHHAHHHTPSARGTATFYFERMGYRSHRGKMAATYVQRGICRALGTCDIGEFGRSYDILRETNIPAVMVEPLFLTNPGELEMARDPSYPETLARAMTEALELYASRDRGFIAV comes from the coding sequence GTGCAGGTGCTACGCAGGGGAGATCGGGGCCGGGAGGTGGTGGACCTTCAGACCCGGCTCAACGCTCTCGGGTATGACCTCGGCGACCGGGGCATAGACGGGGTCTTCCGGGAGGAGACCGAGCTCGCGGTCAAGTCCTTCCAGCGTGAGGTGGGCATAGAGGCCGACGGTGTCGTCGGCCGGATCACCTGGCGGGAGCTCGTGGAGGCGGGGTACCGTCCCGGGAGCCGTCTGCTCTATCTGCGCCAGCCGCCCCTCAGGGGCGCGGACGTCGCCGAGCTGCAGCGGATGCTCAACGACCTGGGCTTCGATCCAGGGGCGGTAAACGGCCTCTTCGACCAGCGTACGGCGCGTGCCGTGCTCGATTTCCAGAGAAACGCCGGACTCGAGGTGGACGGTGTGGTGGACGAGAAGGTCTTCCGCGTCCTCTACACCTACTCGAGCCAGACGCTCGGTACCTACCAGATCCCCGACAAGAACGACGGATACTTCCCGGACGACCTGTTCGACGGCGCGATCGTGGTGGACGCCGCCCACGGCGGGGAGGATACCGGGTACGTGTGCCCGGACGGGTTCTCGGAGGCGGAGCTGAACCTGGCCGTGGCGCGGGAGCTCGCCCGGATCCTCCCGGCGCGGGAGGTGATCCTGACCCGCAGCGAGGACGTCTACGTCTCCCCGGAGGACCGGGCGTATCTGGCGAATTCCTCGGGGGCGAAGATGGTTCTCTCCATCCACCACGCCCACCACCACACCCCTTCGGCCCGTGGTACGGCCACGTTCTACTTCGAGCGGATGGGCTACCGCTCCCACCGGGGCAAGATGGCCGCGACCTACGTCCAGCGCGGGATCTGCCGGGCCCTCGGCACCTGCGACATCGGGGAGTTCGGCCGCTCCTACGACATCCTGCGCGAGACGAACATCCCGGCGGTCATGGTCGAGCCGCTCTTTCTCACGAACCCGGGGGAGCTGGAGATGGCCCGCGATCCTTCCTACCCGGAGACCCTCGCCCGGGCGATGACCGAGGCCCTCGAGCTCTACGCCAGCCGGGACAGAGGGTTCATCGCCGTCTGA
- a CDS encoding ABC-F family ATP-binding cassette domain-containing protein, which yields MKVIVARDLVKYHGGEVKVLSGASLAVESGEKVGLVGRNGAGKTTLLNILGGREEPDAGSVELVGGAVVGMTPQQLYAGERGRRPVEEEMLSAFEPLIRREEELAELERLISEAPSEALLERYGRLQAEFERDGGYEYRARAASALSSLGFEPEDWKRPAGSFSGGEQSRIALARLLLSEPDLILLDEPTNHLDLGAIEWLEGFIKNTRSAVLVVSHDRYFLDNVVTSILELEDGRITRYTGGYSEYVAQKRARTEQLARKARANEERRAQLERFIEKNRAKARKASQAKSKQKLLERMEKIEVPSTRQKKVHLDLGGERVRAGRVVLEMEDVRYRHEDEQEMLLEEIDLVVERGERVALLGPNGTGKSTIMRLASGELEPLSGTVRLGHNVIPAYQDQQLARLDPGKTVLDELRDATGLDPADARDLLGAFLFSGDDVFRKVAVLSGGQKSLLSLAEIVASDANFLLLDEPTNDLDIPAREALEEALLDYRGTILFVSHDRYFLRRIATRIVELEGRTLRSYPGGYGYYLSHRRLDAKDSSKKTRRRLRPGMDRKQNVLATRLVAVEGEIDATERRINRLEKELATSELYSDGERSRRLVTEHRQLKSTLEGLYADWEELMAEAEEAGI from the coding sequence ATGAAGGTGATTGTCGCAAGGGATCTCGTAAAGTACCACGGCGGCGAGGTGAAGGTCCTCTCCGGGGCCTCCCTCGCCGTGGAGTCCGGGGAGAAGGTCGGCCTCGTCGGGCGCAACGGCGCCGGCAAGACGACGCTCCTGAACATCCTCGGCGGCCGGGAGGAGCCCGACGCGGGGAGCGTCGAGCTCGTCGGCGGGGCCGTCGTGGGGATGACCCCGCAACAGCTCTACGCCGGCGAGCGCGGGCGAAGGCCCGTCGAGGAAGAGATGCTCTCGGCCTTCGAGCCCCTGATCCGCCGCGAAGAAGAGCTCGCGGAGCTGGAGCGTTTGATCTCCGAAGCCCCCTCCGAGGCCCTGCTCGAGCGCTACGGACGACTGCAGGCCGAGTTCGAGCGCGACGGGGGCTACGAGTACCGGGCGCGGGCGGCCTCGGCGCTCTCCTCGCTCGGCTTCGAGCCGGAGGACTGGAAGCGCCCGGCCGGATCCTTCTCCGGTGGGGAGCAGAGCCGCATCGCCCTCGCACGCCTCCTGCTCTCCGAGCCGGATCTCATCCTGCTCGACGAGCCGACCAACCACCTCGACCTCGGGGCGATAGAGTGGCTCGAGGGGTTCATCAAGAACACCCGCTCGGCCGTGCTCGTCGTCTCCCACGACCGCTACTTCCTGGACAACGTCGTAACCTCCATCCTCGAGCTCGAGGACGGCAGGATCACGCGCTACACCGGCGGCTATTCGGAGTACGTCGCCCAGAAGCGGGCCCGAACCGAACAGCTCGCCCGCAAGGCCAGGGCCAACGAGGAGAGAAGGGCGCAGCTTGAGCGCTTCATCGAAAAGAACCGGGCCAAGGCCCGCAAGGCGAGCCAGGCCAAGAGCAAGCAGAAGCTCCTGGAGAGGATGGAGAAGATAGAGGTCCCCTCCACCCGCCAGAAGAAGGTCCATCTCGACCTCGGGGGCGAGAGGGTGCGCGCCGGACGCGTCGTCCTGGAGATGGAGGACGTGCGCTACCGGCACGAGGATGAACAGGAGATGCTCCTCGAAGAGATCGACCTCGTCGTCGAGCGCGGCGAGCGGGTGGCGCTCCTCGGCCCCAACGGGACCGGCAAGAGCACGATCATGCGCCTCGCCTCGGGCGAGCTCGAGCCGCTCTCGGGCACCGTACGCCTCGGGCACAACGTCATCCCGGCCTACCAGGACCAGCAGCTCGCCCGGCTCGACCCGGGGAAGACCGTGCTCGACGAGCTGCGGGACGCCACCGGCCTCGACCCTGCGGACGCCCGCGACCTGCTCGGCGCCTTCCTCTTCTCCGGCGACGACGTCTTCAGGAAGGTCGCGGTCCTCTCCGGCGGGCAGAAGAGCCTGCTCTCCCTCGCCGAGATCGTCGCGAGCGACGCCAACTTCCTGCTCCTCGACGAGCCGACCAACGACCTCGACATCCCCGCCCGCGAAGCCCTGGAGGAGGCGCTGCTCGACTACCGGGGGACGATCCTCTTCGTCTCGCACGACCGCTACTTCCTGCGCAGGATCGCGACCCGCATCGTCGAGCTCGAGGGCCGCACCCTCCGGAGCTACCCCGGCGGCTACGGTTACTACCTCTCCCACCGCCGCCTCGACGCGAAGGACTCCTCGAAGAAGACCCGACGGCGCCTGCGCCCGGGCATGGACCGGAAGCAGAACGTCCTCGCCACCCGGCTCGTCGCCGTCGAGGGCGAGATAGACGCAACCGAGCGCCGTATAAACCGCCTGGAGAAGGAGCTCGCCACATCAGAACTCTACTCCGACGGCGAGCGCTCGCGCCGGCTCGTTACCGAGCACCGCCAGCTCAAGAGCACGCTCGAAGGGCTCTACGCGGACTGGGAGGAGCTCATGGCCGAAGCCGAAGAGGCGGGGATATAA
- a CDS encoding class I SAM-dependent methyltransferase: MPQRLYKGDPLSPDERDELECDLISFCDRELDLLGDVGGLRVLYAGGASPLWIEGLARRVGSGGSLTALEADPERIEAARTLLPQAEVPCPVRLVRGDVFDPPFAGESFDLVYSAGLFHELDVGRRPASEALRALARVTRPGGRVATSDFVDTVPATQLEDENLQRLAARERSGAVLYGIGPPGRLISLHEAVLARVRWRISPPFRIRHLEKLVLRELCDPAGSYPALARSHPGRIEALRQRILREGYTRPATLYVEGTVSTEVCKK, translated from the coding sequence ATGCCGCAGAGATTATACAAAGGTGACCCGCTCTCCCCGGACGAGCGCGACGAGCTGGAGTGCGACCTGATCTCTTTCTGCGACCGCGAGCTGGACCTGCTCGGGGACGTCGGGGGCCTCCGCGTCCTCTACGCGGGAGGGGCGTCCCCGCTCTGGATCGAAGGCCTCGCCCGGCGCGTCGGATCCGGCGGGAGCCTCACCGCGCTCGAGGCGGACCCGGAGAGGATCGAGGCGGCCCGTACCCTGCTCCCGCAGGCGGAAGTCCCCTGCCCCGTGCGCCTCGTCCGTGGGGACGTCTTCGACCCGCCCTTCGCCGGAGAGTCCTTCGACCTCGTCTACTCCGCCGGGCTCTTCCACGAGCTCGACGTGGGGAGAAGACCGGCCAGCGAGGCCCTCCGCGCCCTCGCCCGCGTGACGCGCCCCGGCGGGCGGGTCGCGACGAGCGATTTCGTGGACACCGTGCCCGCGACGCAGCTCGAGGACGAGAACCTCCAGCGCCTCGCCGCCCGCGAGCGCTCGGGCGCCGTGCTCTACGGCATCGGCCCGCCCGGGCGTCTGATCTCGCTGCACGAGGCCGTCCTCGCGCGCGTTCGCTGGCGGATCTCGCCGCCTTTCCGCATCCGGCACCTCGAGAAGCTCGTCCTGCGGGAGCTCTGCGATCCCGCCGGCTCCTACCCGGCCCTCGCCCGCTCTCACCCCGGGCGGATCGAAGCCCTCCGCCAGCGTATCCTGCGCGAAGGGTACACCCGACCGGCCACCCTCTACGTCGAGGGCACCGTCTCGACGGAAGTTTGTAAAAAATAG
- a CDS encoding right-handed parallel beta-helix repeat-containing protein, with protein sequence MRVRIKLLVASIFAVSLASAAVAGVVLAKSPARSGTVFVGPGQSIQAAVNHARPGTTIIVRGTHRESVVIRKDGLRLLGRHAVIRPPARPGPCGSVGLCVLGDVNPTTGQVAGYVSGVGIFGFTVRDFDEFGIFALGARDATFMHNRAVDNGEYGIAAFDSTGTRMISNTTSGSTGEAGLYVGDSPHANATVVGNDSHGNEFGILVRNATHGRIAGNDFHDNCLGALFLADEPGPAGAFRMVGNKVQNNSRSCPAHEEIPDISGVGVAILGAHDVSLAGNSITGNVASGPSIFKGGVVVVRGLGGTPPKDNSVVGNTIVRNGPDIFWDGSGSGNRFVGNRCNTSVPGGLCRR encoded by the coding sequence ATGAGGGTTCGTATAAAACTTCTCGTCGCCTCGATCTTCGCCGTATCGCTGGCGTCCGCCGCCGTGGCGGGCGTCGTGCTGGCGAAGAGCCCGGCCCGTTCCGGGACGGTGTTCGTCGGTCCCGGGCAGTCGATACAGGCTGCGGTAAACCACGCCCGGCCGGGCACGACCATCATCGTACGCGGCACCCACCGCGAGAGCGTGGTGATCCGCAAGGATGGGTTGCGGCTGTTGGGTCGGCACGCCGTGATAAGACCGCCCGCCAGGCCGGGTCCGTGCGGCTCCGTAGGTCTCTGCGTCCTCGGGGACGTGAACCCCACTACCGGACAGGTCGCGGGCTACGTGAGCGGCGTCGGCATCTTTGGTTTCACGGTCCGCGACTTCGATGAGTTCGGGATCTTCGCCCTCGGTGCCAGGGACGCCACGTTCATGCACAACCGCGCCGTGGACAACGGCGAGTACGGCATCGCGGCGTTCGACTCGACCGGGACGCGGATGATCTCCAACACCACGAGCGGCTCCACCGGGGAGGCCGGGCTCTACGTCGGCGACTCGCCGCACGCGAACGCGACGGTGGTGGGCAACGATTCCCACGGCAACGAGTTCGGTATCCTGGTCCGCAACGCCACCCACGGCAGGATCGCGGGCAACGATTTCCACGACAACTGCCTGGGTGCGCTCTTCCTGGCCGACGAGCCGGGACCGGCCGGCGCGTTCAGGATGGTCGGCAATAAGGTACAGAACAACTCGCGCTCGTGTCCGGCGCACGAGGAGATACCGGACATCTCCGGGGTCGGCGTCGCGATCCTCGGCGCGCACGACGTGAGCCTCGCCGGCAACTCGATCACCGGCAACGTCGCCTCGGGTCCGAGCATCTTCAAGGGTGGGGTCGTCGTGGTGCGTGGTCTCGGCGGGACGCCGCCGAAGGACAACTCCGTCGTCGGCAACACGATAGTGCGCAACGGGCCGGATATCTTCTGGGATGGCTCTGGGTCGGGCAACCGGTTCGTCGGCAACCGGTGCAACACCAGCGTTCCGGGGGGGCTGTGCAGGAGGTAG
- the dtd gene encoding D-aminoacyl-tRNA deacylase, with product MRVVLQRVREASVSVGGEKVAEIGRGLLLLVGVAEGDGEPQADWLAGKIAGLRIFGDEAGKMNLSVRDTGGEILAVSQFTLLADTSRGKRPSFVRAARPEEAEPLFEYFCEKLREEGVGTVKRGVFGAVMEVALVNDGPVTIVLDR from the coding sequence GTGAGGGTAGTCCTGCAGCGGGTCAGGGAGGCCTCGGTCTCGGTCGGCGGGGAGAAGGTCGCAGAGATCGGACGCGGCCTGCTCTTGCTGGTGGGAGTCGCCGAAGGGGATGGCGAACCCCAGGCCGACTGGCTCGCGGGGAAGATAGCGGGTCTGCGCATCTTCGGCGACGAGGCGGGAAAGATGAACCTGAGCGTGAGGGACACCGGCGGCGAGATCCTCGCCGTCTCCCAGTTCACCCTGCTCGCCGACACCAGCCGGGGCAAGAGGCCGAGCTTCGTGCGGGCGGCCCGGCCGGAGGAGGCAGAGCCGCTCTTCGAATACTTCTGCGAGAAGCTGCGTGAGGAGGGGGTGGGGACGGTGAAGAGAGGCGTCTTCGGCGCGGTGATGGAGGTCGCGCTCGTGAACGACGGTCCCGTCACCATAGTCCTCGACCGATGA